ACCGCTACGCCAGCGGTCACGTGATGCATCACGTTAGTGACTTTCATCAAGGTGCGTTTAAGCTGCCAACCGTAGACCGCTGGTGCCATCCAGGCTTGCGACCAAAATTTATATCGCACCAAGGCGATGGTCAATAACAGGCCCGTGAAAACGCCCGCCACATTCAAACGAAAATTATCGCCACCCGTTTCGCCAAATAGGTTCACGGCGACGCTGGACAACACAACGGCCAACACCGCAAACGTCAGAGCAATCACTAACGTGCTGCGCCGGGTTTGTCGGCGATAGGTTTCAGGATTCAGGTGTTTTATCTCGAACATGACGTCTGCCGAACTCCAAGGGTAAGGTGAATACAAAATGACAGGGCATTATCGCCTGTACAAAGGGTCACACACACAGTTAATCAATTTCCGGCGCATGCCGTTTGATCCAGTGCCGGAGTAAGATGCGATACCCGCTCGTTTTCACCGCTCAAGGGGCCAAAGACCTTTAGCTGCGGCGCTCACTTATTTGATGTAACTGATCCCTTTCTGGCTTGGTTGCATCGTTTTCAGGAATTCAGAATGGTTTCAAGACACGTAATTAACGCCTCGGTCAGCCCAAAGGGCAGTCTGGAGACATTGTCCCAGCGTGAAGTTCAGCAACTGAGCGAAGCCGGGTCAGGAAGCATTTATAAGTTATTTCGCCAATGCGCCTTGGCTATTCTCAACACAGGCGCCCATGTCGATAACGCCAAGACAATTCTCGAGGCGTATGAAAGTTTCGAAGTTCGCATCCACCAGCAAGACCGTGGAGTGCGCCTGGAATTGCTCAATGCACCGGCCGACGCCTTTGTCGACGGAGAGATGATCGCCAGCACTCGCGAAATGTTGTTCTGCGCCTTGCGCGACATTGTCTACACCGAAAACGAGTTGGACAGCCCGCGCATCGATCTCGAAAGCTCCCAAGGTATTACCGACTATGTTTTTCACCTATTGCGCAATGCACGCACCCTGCGCCCGGCGGTAGAACCAAAGATCGTCGTGTGCTGGGGTGGTCATTCGATCAACACCGAAGAGTACAAATACACTAAGAAAGTCGGCCATGAATTGGGCCTGCGCAGCCTGGACATCTGCACAGGTTGCGGCCCTGGCGTTATGAAGGGTCCGATGAAGGGTGCGACCATTGCCCACGCCAAACAGCGCATCAGCGGCGGTCGCTATTTGGGCCTGACCGAGCCCGGCATCATTGCTGCCGAAGCGCCTAATCCAATTGTCAACGAGCTGGTAATTTTACCGGACATCGAGAAACGTCTGGAGGCCTTCGTAAGGGTTGGTCACGGGATCATCATCTTTCCGGGTGGCGCAGGCACCGCTGAAGAGTTCCTTTACCTGCTCGGCATTTTGATGCACCCAGACAACCAGAACTTGCCGTTTCCGGTGATTCTGACGGGCCCTAAACATGCGGCGCCGTACCTGCAACA
The nucleotide sequence above comes from Pseudomonas sp. AB6. Encoded proteins:
- a CDS encoding DUF3087 family protein; the encoded protein is MFEIKHLNPETYRRQTRRSTLVIALTFAVLAVVLSSVAVNLFGETGGDNFRLNVAGVFTGLLLTIALVRYKFWSQAWMAPAVYGWQLKRTLMKVTNVMHHVTAGVAVNDPAAMKLLRFYHLGISEMHQLDANSSAHLQMIQEIDEHQLRMNALAINTDQTRFDPTWINAVKVRN
- the ppnN gene encoding nucleotide 5'-monophosphate nucleosidase PpnN, producing the protein MVSRHVINASVSPKGSLETLSQREVQQLSEAGSGSIYKLFRQCALAILNTGAHVDNAKTILEAYESFEVRIHQQDRGVRLELLNAPADAFVDGEMIASTREMLFCALRDIVYTENELDSPRIDLESSQGITDYVFHLLRNARTLRPAVEPKIVVCWGGHSINTEEYKYTKKVGHELGLRSLDICTGCGPGVMKGPMKGATIAHAKQRISGGRYLGLTEPGIIAAEAPNPIVNELVILPDIEKRLEAFVRVGHGIIIFPGGAGTAEEFLYLLGILMHPDNQNLPFPVILTGPKHAAPYLQQLHNFVGATLGEAAQSRYKIIIDDPVQVAREMSLGLKEVKQFRRERNDAFHFNWLLRIDEGFQRPFDPTHANMASLQLSRDLPPHELAANLRRAFSGIVAGNVKDKGIRLIEEHGPYEIHGDAAVMEPLDHLLQAFVAQHRMKLPGGAAYVPCYRVVT